aaatcgtacgaataagccacctcgtaaaacattgtatgaattgccgtgagattgggttgttttgaattatttatttttatattttcagattttgttttaatttattatgtgaTTTTGTAATTATTCATTCTTATtcgttattgtttttataatttctgtttagattaaatatttgttttgttttgtttgtttgcttgttttgcttgttaatttaatttgctaagatttttgtttttattttgttttgtttgtttgcttgtttgtttgtttttttatttttgttttgtttggttttctgtttgttttgttttcattgttttgttttgttttagtccTTCTTGAGCTTTATTTCCAAtacttaaaacagtttttattgttgttgtttttttgttgttgttgttttgttttgtttttgttaccagtaacacagtgttttatatttcaccaatataaattataaaagagTAAAGATTGTCTATAAAATATGTCAGAAAGCATCAGTTTAATTTAAGTAACTTTTTAAGTCAGTGCTTAGCAAAGGGttaattctcattactgtaatctGTCTGGATGgtttacttttgttttgttttgttttgttacattttctttttgcaaaacacacttattttctTTAGATTTTGAACTGAAATACCCTACAGATTTCACTGAGATCCATAGTATAGACATAAAACtagtataaataaagaaatgactCATGAATGACGACTTCTCTACTCTTTTTCACTTTGACTTCATTCAGCTGATGCATTTTAAAGTTGAGTCAATGCGGTCTGGGGATCCTGGACGCAGGACACTGTGAGATCCCAAAACTCAATTGAACGCTCAGACTCTTTGTGTGGGGAACGGCTGGAGCATGAAGAATTGCAGATTTGTTTGAGGTGTTGTAATACTTgcgggtctctctctctctctctcttcctctgtgctGTCACTCCCTCTCACACTGACTGATTTCAAAGAGGAACACCTCCTCCCCTCCCATTCGCTGTTCTGTTTCCACGTTTCCATAGCAGCCGAGCTTCGTACTGTTTTCGCCCCTTTTTAGTCCAGCACGGGGAGGCATCTCATAATGGGGGTCTAAAGGGAACAGGAAGGGAACACTAGCGGATAAGGGGGAGGCTGCGGGTCGAAGCTGtgaaaaagcaacaaaaacagTTCGAAATGCATTGATAATGACATCACCAGCATTTCCCACAGTGGCCAGTGTCTTAATGGGAGCTGGAGCTTCCATTCATCGGCCCGGGGTTGGCTTTCCAAGAGCCCGGGGAGGCCAGAGCTCCCTTCATCTCAATGGGCTTTTTGTTGTTGGGGAACAGAGGAGCTGTTTCTAGGCTTGCAGAAAAGCTCAGCTAATTCACTTTAGGGTTACCAGGAAGCCTGAGCCCCGAAGGTTGGCAACAATGGCAAACTTGATTGCCTCACTTCGATGGCCCAAGAACTCCCCGTTGGAGCAGCAGAATTCAAATGGGAACTTGTTTTCTCTTTTCTGTATGTTTCTTTCTCTCGCCGCCCCGCCTCCGTGTCCACACGCATTTATTTCTTCATCTCTTCATCTCTTCATCTGATGGGATCCCATGGCTGCCTGGCCGACCCTGGGACATATTTCAGAGAGGGACAGAGAGGAGACGCTCTCATTGTGCACAGGTTCTGGTGTTAGAGCGCCACCAATAGGTTTTTGAGTGCAAGGTCTGAGAAAAATGCAGTCGTGTTTACACCTAcactgtacaatatatatatatatatatatatatattattgagtaTGTTATACAAGATGTTTTTTAGTCTtcctacttcaaaatttcatgtttaatttaatgtgttgctTGCCGTTTCTTGTCAATTAATCTAATTGTGTtacatgtgtaaaaaaaaaaaaacatattaaaaataaaaaaagttatattattaacattaactgCATGTTTTTTGCAAGTAatagtaatgtatttttttttgccagtaataataaaaatacagtattagaaatatattcattattattatcaacaatcataattatataaatatatatttatttatttaaaaatgagagCTACTGCAATTTTACATCAGTACAgggttgccatatggcaacactCAATTTTTTTCAATCAATGCAGAATATTATTGAAAATGAATCTGTAAACCACCTCTCACTAATCAAAGAAATataacttatgttttttttttattttattgtagttatATTAGCATACTCTTAATTGAAATGCTAAAAACACAATCAAATTGGgattattttaaatctttaaatttgGACTTTGACAAAGTTGTGGTCAAAAAAGTTGAGAAGCTCTGCTCTACATGTAACGTTTACAGCAGCTTAActtaaagttaaaagaaaaacaacaacatctaaGTGAGCAAAGCACAAAACATCAAATGTATTCAAGGTGTGTTTAAAAGTGTTTAGTACAGGGGTGTTATTCAAACCTGTTTCTGCAgagccagtgtcctgcagagtttagctaacACCAAGTTTCTGAACGAGTCTGAAGAGCTGGATGAGCTGCTTCAGGAGTGTTTCATTATGGATGGAGCTAGACTCTGCTGGACACTGGCTCTCCCGGAGCAGGTTTGGACAGCCTGGTTTACCACAGTTTGAGCAATTATATGTTTCTTCTTGTGTGGACGGCATATGGCATAACTTTGTTGGTCTTTGGAAATGTAGGTCTTTGACAATGTTTACCATGAAACAGTCACACATGGACACTTACATGTTTCTGCCACCTCATCAAGAGCTCGTTCACTGACCTGAGCTGAGGCCGCTGACAGGGGCAATATCCTATTGGAGAAAGATGCTTTGTCCTGATAGTGTCTCAGTACACAATATACGATATGCTGTTATTGCTGAATCTATTTTAATAACACATTCAATCTAATAACTCTTTGGTCTTTCTCTTTAGACATTTCATGTGGAAGTCAGACGTGTGTAGTCACAAAGTTCAATTTCAAGTTATTGgggataaaaaaaacatattgtaagtattttgacttttttgttCATAAAACTCAGTTTTGTGGaattgatcaaaattaatcttTTGATCAGTTCGGTTCAAAGAATAATTTTGCGAACCTGATCACGAAGCTATGGAAAGCCGTTTTTAACGTTTAATCTATAAGCCGTTCTAGTATCTAGTATTTTCATGccactagtacttatttttttatatactagtatcttttccattaagtactagtacttattcattagctatagtgcttattctttaggtattagtactttttttaaagatactTGTACATATTCATTAGATATTATAGTCCTCGTTCATTAGTGCCTATTAAATAGtcactagtacttatttattagatacTGTAACTTTTTAGACACTAGTACTTATTCAGTAGATACTAGTACTTGTAATTGATtaaatactagtacttatttcaATGGTGACTATTAAATATTCTGTTGTTACAAGTaccaaatgtaacatttttgccATTGACTTCTATGAATATCTGTCATTGAGATCAGCTATTCAGTTTTGACTAGTATGTATTCcatttgtgattgtttttatgtACTAGTAGTTATTCATTAGGTAATAGTACTTatttttagatactagtactaTATATTAGATACTCTTACCAATTATTATTAGATACTAGTTCTTATTATGATAAACTAATACTTATTAATTAGGTACTCAAACCTATTAAATAGATACTTGTACTTATTTGTTATATACTAGTAATTATTGATTAGCTACTAGTATTGATTCATAGATACTGCTcacaaaaccacaaaacacacacacactgcatgctAAAGCAAAAACGTATTGAAAACTATTTTAACTCTTCTAAAACTAAAAGTACTGTACATGCATATGCACATATTTATGCAGTATGACTGATGAATTTGGCACAGTTAGCTGACAGAATGTGAATCTGATTTAATGAGAAGCTGCTGTGTTACAATATAAAGCACTTTAGAAATAAAGTTGACTTTCTGACTTGGCTTGTATGCATGTTCAGAACGATTTTGTAATTGATTTAGCCATATCACAGAAATGCTACGTGCTAACTCTAGAATCACAGGCCTGTTTTACAATCTCTTTAATGACCATGGTAATTTTAGTTAGTTGAAGTTATTGTGGTGGGCAGCAGGATAAACAACAGCATTTGATATATCTCCGTTTCCAAAAATAAACTAACCTAACGTTACACCTTACACTTTACATTATCAAGTACCGTGGTTTATGgtgttttatatttatcatgGCTACCATGCTACTGTATATCTCTGTACTACCATCTGATCCAATCACCATTGTTCTGTCACAGTTCGTTTTGAGGAGTATTCAACAAATTCTCCCTTCATTATCTAGTTGTAGCTTataaatagcatatatatatctttgttttttgcttttgtttgctgCCAAAGATCAGTAATTAGCTAGATATCACAGAATCAACATTGGCCAATGAGAAATAAAATGCTAcagattataatttatttttgattccttataagtaaaaaaaaaattgcatgcaaaattctgataaaatattaagtttaaaaacatatataataattgggttattatttttatttttttgagcagttttGTGTTGTACTGTGGGAACCTGTTTTCATACAGTCTTGTGGTAGGAACACAATACAAAGCCTTACGATGTTTGCTGATGTGTTTGCGTTACCGCTCCATAAGTTGTCTTTTGCTGACATCTTCTGGCCGATGACAAAACTGCAGGCGAGAGGTATTTTCAGCAAGGACTTCTTTTACAGGTAGGGCCTGGAGTCAGTTAATATAATatgcaattaaattattattagttatctATCTCTCAGTAAATGAAAAGTGTGAATTGATTATCTTTCAAAACTGGACTGGTCTCTTATATCTGGGCTTTTTCATTTAAACGGCTGTGATAGAAATGACTGAACCGTACTAATACTATAAAGCTTAAGCAAATAGACTCAGAccactgattcatgaaccaattgtttattacaaaaatgcAAGACAGAACTCTTAAACTGTTATCTAATGGCAAACACAATACAAAAACATACATCTTTTTATAAGATGTAGGTCTGCTGCATTGAGAGATGAGATAGCTACAGCAATCGAAAAAGAAAAATGGAGAGCGATAAACCTTATATTATTTGAAAGGATTCAAAACAATGGCAATTAAAGATCCATAAGGCCGTGGGATATGACTTATGCTTTAAGAACAATggcaatatttaaaaacaaataggaACTCAAAAAATTACAGAGTACAaagagcttttttcttttttaataacatCATTCTGGGTGTTACAGTGTGTCCTGTGCTTCATACGAGCATCTCAACACCCCCCAACATCTCATCTTCAAACATCATTAATAGGTTAGTAATTGCAATTCAATTTCCATTCAGATAGCAAATAGTGAGCAGAGGTCCACACGCGTATGACCATCGAACATGAGGCTGAATAAACACCTCTGATGAGCAGGTCTTCCGTGCTGCATTGAAGAGCACTGGTCTCACACAAAGGCGCTGAGGGCACTCATTAGTTTGAGGTTTTGACCGGGAGATCAAAAAATCGCGTTCCAATTTCCTAAATATGTAGTGCTTCTGTCTATAAATACAATAGTGCAATGTTTGTTCAAATTTGAAATCCCTTGGCTATTCCTTAACTTATGcagatacagaaaaataaatcagaTAGAACTTCTTTTTGCAACTGCAACTTTTTACACATATACAGCAGAAGTAAAAAGCACACATTTTGCAGGTTTATTCTTTTCTCATattcattcaagttcacacacacacacaaatttatatgaacaatattttaaGTGCAGCTATACATGTCCATGTCCAATAAgcatcttctttttttattattattttttatatatatatatatatatatatatatatataaataccctCCATGGACACAATGGATTTCATAACATCAAAATGGAAATAAGTACCAAAGACAACATGTTGAGGAAACTAGTCGAATCCAGAACAATCAAAACACTTGTTAGTCCGGAGTACAGCTCCTCCATTTGCACATTTCCAGCGGTTTACACTGGAActgtatacactttttttttatatatcccaTAAAACCAAACAGCAAACAGTCTCCAGACTTCAGGTGAGAAATGCCTTCAACTAGTTGGTCTAAGAAATAACGTCACTAAATATAATTACATGAGAAATAACTGATTCAAACCGCACACTCAATGGAACAACGTTCaagtaaattgtatttaaatgtacttcttgcacacaaaactcaagtactAACAAACTTGAATGTTATATTAACTTTCCCCGTCACCCCTTCTACTCCAAAAAgtactttattactttattttaaaaatgtaaataaataacaccTGCATTGCCAATGCCATCCGCTTTCCtccttttaaattaaacaatttggCTTGCAAATAAACcgaattaacaaaacaaaacggaatgtcaaccaaaaaaaaacaaaaacactttttacatCAACAAAGGAGGCTACTGTATCCCCAAAAGGTGGCTGAAAAGggttataataattacaataatattcaATCGGAACCACATGGCCAGTGATGCCACACCCAAAATACAATTTCGCAAAATAAGAATGAGgggtaaacaaaaacaaaccaaaaaaataataaaagcctCGACAGAGTCTCGGTCTTTCTCACTCGGACTCATATTCCAGCGAGGCCACCTCATCGATGACCAGTTCCTCTTCGCACATAACGtcttcctgtttcacagacagGCTCATCGCCGCGTGGACCTTCTTATGGCGCGAGAAGCTGGAGGAGTGGACGAAAGTTTTCCCGCACTGTGGGCACTTGTAGAGTTTTCCCGTAGCGTGTGTTTGCTGGTGCTGCTTGAGGTTGGAGAGCCGCATGAAGGTTTTCTTGCAGACGTTGCAGGCGTAGCACTTGATGCTGGCGTGTGTGTGCTCGTGCCGCGTGAGGCTGGCCGTGTGGCTGAAGCGTTTGCTGCAAATCCGGCAGGGGTACGGCCGCTCCTCGTTGGGCAGCCACAACCTCTTCTTGCCCCCTTTACCGTGCTTGTTCTTCTTGCACAGGGTGTAGTAGTTGGGCTTGTCGCGGGAGCAGAGCTTCAAGCGGATCTTGAGGTCCGAGGACTCTTCGAGGGAGTCTTTGTCGTGTGTGTACGAGTTGAGCAGCTGTCTCACGTGCGCCACCTGGTGCTTGGAGAGTCCCGCCGAGTGGCTGAAGACCCTGTCGCATTGCGCGCACTGGTACTGCTTCTCGGCCGTCCTTTTACTCGTGCCGTGGCCGGATGGGAACCTGTGCTGGGTTACGAAGGGAGCTGGGGTTGGAGTCGGGTATAACGCTCTGACGTTCTTATCCAGGCCTTTTTTATGGATCAACCGATGCCGCGACAGACTCGAGCTGTGATTGAACGATTTTCCGCATGTGTTGCACGTGTGCAGTCTCTTGGTTTTGTGGCATTTCTTGTGTATCGCCAGAAGCCGCTTGCCGTTGCACCGCACCCCGCAGAGATTGCACTGGAGAGACTTCTTGCTGTCGCATGACTTGCCGAAACCTTTAGAGGACGAGAGGGACGATCCGTCCGAGTGTACGTGCAGATGCCGAGCGAGACTGGAGGAGTGGCTGTAGCTCTTGCCACAGAAGCGGCAGTTATACGCTCGAGCAGGAGACACTTCCTTCTCCCAGCAGATATCCGAAACGTCCACTTCTTCGCACAGTTGGCTATTCCCCGCTTCTGTGTTGTCGTTGAAGTCTGACTCGCTGCCCACCTCCTCCTCATGCGTCGCAATCCAATCTGGATCTGCATCATCACATTCTGGGTACACCGCTTCGTAAGGGACAATGAAAGTCTCGTCCGGTTCCACTTTGACCATCTGATCGGAGGGGAAGCAGGCAGCCTCATCCAAATCCTTTTTTACACAGGTTAAAGTGAATTTCGAGCCCACCTCGGCCCACTTGACCACATATTCGATGGGCTGGGTGTCAAGTTCCACCGTGATGAAGTCTGCTCCTAAAGCGTCCTGCTCGGAGCAGGTCAgctctgtttctgtctcttccATCAGGGCTGATCTTCACGGCCCTTCTGGTGTTTTCTCACTGGGGAGCTGCGACTATTCCAGGCTTGATTTACACCTCAGCAAATCCTagtaggaaacaaacaaaaaaatattgagtttgattaaggttttttttttaaggttattgTATGATAATTAGTCTAGTTGACAAAGTCTATCCAATCCTAGTGTCAATTCGAACAAGACCtttttctattaataaaagtAGTTGTATTAATCTCaggccattgaaaaaaaaaagctttgctgGAGACTCATGATCTATGATGCAAGATAGTTTACTTCCTCTTGCAtggatttcttctttttttcttttttaggtttttaggcttATATGGCTCATCTGCACCATCAAACAACCATCAAGCAGACTTTCCCACGATTTACATTTATGAGATCCAAACAAGAACGTTCTGCAGAATCAGTCTTGCAATCAGAGAAGGTCCTACACTGACATTTCTGCCATTTAGATAAAGCATATTCTGAAGAATCACTCTGACATTTAAAAGCGTTTAAAGGAATCATTCTGACATTTAAAGAACGTTCTGAAGAATAATTCCGACATTCGGAGGCCGTTCAGAAGAATCGCTCTGTATAGAGAACGTCCTGTAGAATCGTTCTGCAGTTCGTCCGAAATCTGTCAGTATGTCGAAGTGTGACGTGAAAGCGGACGCGCGCGCACGGTATTTCCTCATCAGCGGGACTCCGCGAAGTCTCGCAGATCTCGCAGTTTCGCGTGTTTACATTAGGCTCGTTTATTTATAAACTCGCCTTCTCTGATCAATCGCGGCAAAAGAAATCCAAAGCAATCTACTTGATACCTCGACAATAAAGATACAAAAGCCAAACAAAAGCGTCACAACGGTAAACAGGAAACACAACTGTGCAGGCACGGTGCATTATGGGAAAGGATTAAATGGGGCTGCAAACGATTGTGACCAACTGTATATTGCCCTTTACAAAACGTTTAGTTTATCGCGTGGTCAATATATCCACGTCAAGAACGTTTTAAGGTCTCAATACTAAATGTAGAATCACTCTGAGCTTGTAATGGCACGCGCTCGCTAGAGCCTCACTGTAACTTACACACATTATAATGTCCAGGATTCAATATATCCGCCATAAACCTACAAATATATTGAACACGATGATGAACGATCTGAGCGAATCTCCTGCAGCGAGGCCCAGATACACACAAACTGAAACTGAACACGATGCGTAGAGTCTGTACTTTCTGTACCAGCGCCAGCTTCTGCTGAAATAACGCGCACTTGCTCGAAAAGTATAGCTGCTGACCATTTAAATGCATCTATGACAGAAGACAGACAATCCGCGAGATCATTCACTCAATACAATCCCTTATAACGGATAATACGCGGAtacacaacaacaataaaatgcaCTTGTGAAAGAGCGTTAACATGATTCTGATCTCCTGAGAGAGTGACTGCATGATCTCAGATGGATTTAAATTCCTCAATACAAGACCCCCTGTGATGTCCCCGTCCCCTCACTGCACGTCATCTGCTCATTAACCAAACGCGTGCACTGATTCATCAGTATGCACGCTTCCATGTCGGTTCAAATGATATTGAATGTAATTACCGAGCATTTAATGTGCTGTCTGGTCGTAAATCGGCTGTGTTCTGCCGCACCTCTGTCagatcatcatcaccatcatcgaTGTCACCTCGGATGTGTTTCTCACGCACAGCCTCGGCGCGTCACCGCTGACGTGGGTACCATATGGATGGACTTCCGCATTCCATTATTATTACGCCTTTTTACACTACAGACAATAATATCTGTATAAACAGAATCAACACTGTTCATAACAATAACTAAACATGAGTTTAAGAAAATGTGACACTCAAAATAATGATAAAGTACTGTAATTTGCGTTTCAGCGCTGATTAATATATTTCCCTTgtccaataataaaaaaacagattaacGCACGTTTTCCCTTTTTAGATAAAAAGCTCTTTTAACCACGACTAGTTGAATTTATATTGATATATGTATTTTGATTAGATGTATATCGTTTTAAGAGATGCAAAAAGAGCAACAGTATGTTGGCCATATGaaatcacacatttaaaaataataataatataagaagtAATAGTAATACATGGTAGACTAAATAAAAAAGAGGGCCTGGAGTTTATGTATATTCTTCTACCTGAGTAATTAATAATTCTCATTTTTGCATTTGATCATCTTCCttgtaaaatgaaaacaattccaACGCTACATTTATACAAAGCGGAATCAAACGCGTTTTCATTAATAACTAATTAAAAGTAGTCTATTAGTAATCTATGTTAAATTCAATTTAAAGGTTTCAGTATATGTTCCATATCCCCCTTTAAATtacacagttatatatatatatatatatatatatatatatatatatatatatatatatatatatatatatatacacacatttcatCCTTTATTTTATACGAAACCTTTTCATTATggttattaataaacaatttatcAGCTGCTCTGCATCTGCAAATCTCCGAATGAATTCGCTTTAGTTTAACTTTCCCTGTATGTTTATCTGGCCAGAAATAGTTACTGTCGCAACTGTCGTGTATCTGTTTCAGGAAAACTTTACATTTAGTATATTCACAGTTTGTCCACATCACCACACgggttattttttttctcagattataTTAAAGTATAAATGCTAAGCCTGTGGGGTTTGAGTGATGAGAGCTGTTCGTGATGGGTTGTTAAATGAACGTCGACCGACAGCTTACTTTACGGCAAACAAAAGGAACTCCGGGTTCAACATTCGCCACGCAGCGACACGCGAGGGAAAATACTGAATAATTAAACCATCTGATTGtggttttgaaaaagaaatagaCTAATTATCAGGCAGCCAGAGTCCTTATTTGACCTTATTACCACTGAGCTGCTAAATTAAAGCTCATCAAGGAACAGATTACAGGTGTTTATCCGGGGTTTGTCGGCTAACACTTGTGCGCAAAGCTATTCCTATGAATTAGACATACCTTTTAAAGTTTAACTGAGTAAAAAGGTGCACGAACTTCGAGACATGGATAAGGAGTCATCAGGCTCATCTAACCCAGACTCAAGAAGAGCAGGAGGCCTCGGGCTGTTTGGATCATCAGCTGGCCCTCAGTACTCAAAGACTGAGCTGGCTGGAGTGCCACGTGAGTCCACACTGCTGTCTCAATCTACACATGATTTAGTCCACGATACTGTCTCAATCTACACATGATTCAGTCCACGCTACTGTCTTAATCTACACATGATTCAGTCCACGCTACTGTCTCAATCTACACATGATTCAGTCCACGCTACTGTTTTAATCTACACATGATTCAGTCCACGCTACTGTTTCAATCTACACGTGATTCAGTCCACGCTACTGTCTTAATCTACACATGGTTCAGTCCACGCTACTGTCTCAATCTACACGTGATTCAGTCCTTTCTACTGTCTTAATCTTAATCTACACATGATTCAGTCCACGCAACCGTCTTAATCTACTCATGATTCAGTTCTCTCTACTGTCTCAATCTACACATGATTCAGTCCACGCTACTGTCTCAATCTACACGTGATTCAGTCCACGCTACTGTCTCAATTTACACATGATTCAGTCCACGCTACTGTCTCAATCTACACATGATTCAGTCCACGCTACTGTCTCAATCTACACATGATTCAGTCCACGCTACTGTCTCAATCTACACATGATTCAGTCCACGCTACTGTCTTAATCTACACATGATTCAGTCCACGCTACTGTCTCAATCTACACGTGATTCAGTCCACGCTACTGTCTCAATCTACACGTGATTCAGTCCACGCTACTGTCTCAATCTACACGTGATTCAGTCCACGCTACTGTCTTAATCTACACGTGATTCAGTCCACGCTACTGTCTCAATCTACACGTGATTCCGTCCACGCTACTGTCTTAATCTAGACCTGATTCAGTCCACGCTACTGTCTTAATCTACACATGATTCAGTCGCTTACTAAAGCTGTTTTTCTGAACAGTGACAGGCATGAGTCCCCTCTCTCCGTACCTTAATGTGGACCCCAGGTATCTCATACAGGTGAGATCTGAGGTCTGTGGTTTTAGATGAGCTTTGTTTGTAATATATGAGATTTAATGGATGTCTGTCGTGATCATGTGCTCACAGGACACAGATGAGTTCATTTTACCCACTGGAGCAAACAAAACGAGAGGACGCTTTGAACTGGCCTTCTTTACTATTGGTGGATGCTGTATCACAGGTATCCTCTCTCTTCTTCCTCACACATGCGTCATAGAGTCTCAGTGTTTGCTTttcacattttctaaaatattacaaCTGCACAGGTGCGGTATCTGGGGCTGTAAATGGACTTAGAATGGGCTTGTCTGAAACCAGAAACATGGCTTGGTCCAAACCTCGCAATGTACAGTGAGTACTGTAACTGTAGTTCTTAAAGTTTACTATTATAAACTATCTGTTTATGGACTGGCACATAAATGCTTTATCATGCTTTagtcaataatatttatttgtgtcaTGTTTCATAATTATGATGATAAAGTCACAATTTCAACCTTTTATGGTTATGACTTATTGTCTCCTAATGTTGACTTTTTAagatattataataatatgag
The Carassius auratus strain Wakin chromosome 38, ASM336829v1, whole genome shotgun sequence genome window above contains:
- the LOC113057249 gene encoding zinc finger protein 135: MEETETELTCSEQDALGADFITVELDTQPIEYVVKWAEVGSKFTLTCVKKDLDEAACFPSDQMVKVEPDETFIVPYEAVYPECDDADPDWIATHEEEVGSESDFNDNTEAGNSQLCEEVDVSDICWEKEVSPARAYNCRFCGKSYSHSSSLARHLHVHSDGSSLSSSKGFGKSCDSKKSLQCNLCGVRCNGKRLLAIHKKCHKTKRLHTCNTCGKSFNHSSSLSRHRLIHKKGLDKNVRALYPTPTPAPFVTQHRFPSGHGTSKRTAEKQYQCAQCDRVFSHSAGLSKHQVAHVRQLLNSYTHDKDSLEESSDLKIRLKLCSRDKPNYYTLCKKNKHGKGGKKRLWLPNEERPYPCRICSKRFSHTASLTRHEHTHASIKCYACNVCKKTFMRLSNLKQHQQTHATGKLYKCPQCGKTFVHSSSFSRHKKVHAAMSLSVKQEDVMCEEELVIDEVASLEYESE
- the timm23b gene encoding mitochondrial import inner membrane translocase subunit Tim23, with amino-acid sequence MDKESSGSSNPDSRRAGGLGLFGSSAGPQYSKTELAGVPLTGMSPLSPYLNVDPRYLIQDTDEFILPTGANKTRGRFELAFFTIGGCCITGAVSGAVNGLRMGLSETRNMAWSKPRNVQILNMVTRQGATWANTLGSLALLYSAFGVIIEKARGAEDDLNTIAAGTLTGVLYKSPGGLRGAARGGLVGLTLSGLYALYSNWHHLKGSSSTRY